TCGTCAGCCGTGCGCAGGACAACATCGTCGTCACGCTCGACGGCCTGCCCGCGCTCGACTGCGCGCTCGAAGACCTCGGCCTGCCGCCGGACATGGCGCTGGAGCCGCTGGCCGAGGCGCTGTCGAGCACGCTGGTCGGGCTGCATCCGGGCGAGGACTTCGACATCGTCGCGCCTGCGGCTTTCGGCGCCGACATGCTGGTGCGCAACATCATCGGCCTCGATCCGCGCGCCGGCGTGGTGGCGATCGGCGATACGGTCGACCAGGGCGCGTGGCTGATCTTCTGCCGCCGCGACCCCGAGGCCGCGCTCGCCGACCTGCGCCGCATCGCACGCGAGATCCGCGACGAGCTGGCAGCGAGCGGCGGCGTGGCGCTCGGCGCGGTGTATGTGAGCTGCTCCGGCCGCGGCGGCGCCCATTTCGGCCGGCCGGCGGCCGAGCTCGCGACCATCCGCGACGTGATCGGCGACGTGCCGCTGGTCGGCTTCTTCGCCGGCGGCGAGATCGCGCACAGCCGGCTGTACGGCTACACCGGCGTGCTGACCGTGTTCGCCGCGCCGCGCTGAGCGGCCGCGGCGGTGCCCGCGCCGAGGCGCCGCGCGCGTTCCGGTCGAAGGGTGCGCGCTCAGCCGAGGCGGGCGCGGATCGCGTCGGCCGGCACCGGGCGGCCGAGCAGGTAGCCCTGGTATTCGTCGCAGTGCGCGGCGCTCAGATGGCGGAGCTGGTCCTCGGTCTCCACGCCCTCGGCGATCACGGCCAGCCCCAGGTTGCGCGCCATGGCGAGGATGGTGGCGACGATCGCGGTGTCGTCATGGTCGGCCGGTACGCCCTCGACGAAGCTGCGGTCGATCTTGAGGCGGTCCACCGGCAGGCGCTTGAGGTAGCTCAGCGAGGAATAGCCGGTGCCGAAATCGTCGATCGCCAGCGTGACGCCGAGCCCCTTGAGTTTGCGCAGGGTGTCGATGCAGTGGTCGACGCGCTTGAGGATGTGCCCCTCGGTGATCTCGAGCTCGAGCAGCCGCGGCGACAGGCCGGAGCGGTCGAGCGCATCGCGCACCGCGTCCACCAGGCCGTCGGTGGAGATCTGCTGGCCCGACAGGTTCACCGCCACGCGCACCGGCCGGCCCTCGCGCTCCCAGGCGCGCGCCTGGGCGCAGGCGGTGTTCAGCACCCATTCCCCGATCGGGCGGATGAGGCCGATCTCCTCGGCGAGCGGGATGAAGCGGTCCGGCATGATCGTGCCGCGCCCGGGGTGCTCCCAGCGCACCAGCGCCTCCACGCCGACGAGCGCACCGCTGCGGCAGGCGGCCTGCGGCTGGTAGAGCAGGCGCAGCTCGCCGCGCTCGACGGCGTGGCGCAGGCCGTGTTCGAGCTCGAAGCGCTCGCGACTGCGGCTGGCCTGTTCGCGGGTGTGGAAGCGGAAGGTGTTGCGACCGGCGTCCTTGGCGCGGTACATCGCCGAGTCCGCACAGCGCACCAGGGCTTCGATGGTGTCGCCGTCCTGCGGGAACAGGCTGATGCCGATGCTGCCGCCGATGAAGAGCTCGTGTCCGTCCAGTAGCACCGGCTGCTGCATCGCCTGCAGCAGCTTGCGCGCGACGCGCTCGGCGTCCTCGGGGCCGGCGAGGCCCTCGACCAGCACGACGAACTCGTCGCCGCCGAGGCGGGCGAGCGTGTCGCCTTCGCGCAGTACCGTGTGCAGGCGCTGGGCGACCGCCTGCAGCAGACGGTCGCCCAGCGGGTGCCCGAGGGTGTCGTTGACGTACTTGAAGCGATCGAGGTCGATGAACAGCAGCGCCAGGGGCTGGCCGCTGCGGCGCGCACGATCCATCGCCACGCCGAGGCGGTCGTTGAGCAGGGTGCGATTGGGCAGATTGGTGAGCGCGTCGTGGTGGGCGAGGTGGCGGATGCGTTCCTCGGCCACGCGCTGCGCGCTGATGTCGCTGAACATGCCGATGTAGTGACGGACGCCGCCGTCGGCGGCGCGCACCGCGGTGATGCTCTGCCAGGCCGGAAAGCGTCCGCCGTCGGCACGCAACAGCTCGCCTTCCCCCTGCCACTCGCCGCTGCGCCCGATGCCGGCGCGGATCTCGGCGCCGATCCGGTCGGCCTGCTCCGGGCCGTGGAGTGCTTCGCAGAAGCTGCGTCCGCGCAGGGTGGCGAGCGGAAAGCCGGTCATCGTGGTGCACGCGCGGTTGGCATCGACGATGCGGTGCGCGGTGTCCATGATCACGATGCCTTGCGGGCTGCCCTCGAACACGCTGGCGGCGAGACGCTGCTTCTCGCTGAGTTCGAGCAGGTGCCGCGACTGCTCCAGCGCGCGCTGCGTGAGCGGTCGCATGGCGCGCGCGGTGAGCAGCGCACCGAGCAGCACCAGCGCGGCGATGGTGGCGAGCGGAAACAGCAGCTGGGTGCGGACCGGCTGGGCGAACTCGCCCGCCGGCGTGACCAGCGCATAGACCCAGCCCGGCGCTTCCTCGAGCTCGAGCGCGAAGACGACGTGCTCGCCCGCCGCGCCGTCGCGGCGCACCCGCCCCGGCTCACCCTCCAGCGCGAGGCGCATCGATGCCGGGAGCGCGGCAACCGAGGGCAGGATCGCGACCGTCCCCGCCTGCGCCAGCCACGCCATCGCGATGCCGGTGGGCTGGTGGTGGAGCACCTGGCTCGCTGCGGGGTAGGCCGTCCGCACCGGGTCCATCGACAGCATGTCCTCCAGCGGCTGGAGGTCGAAGGCGAGCACGTCGCTGCCGATCCACTCGCCCTCGCGCGACAGGATCGGTGCGCCGACCAGCAGGTGATGCCCATGCTCGGTGGCGAAGGGGCCGACGAAGCGTACGCCGCTGCTGCCGTTGGCGGGCAATGCCGCGGACGCCCGTGGCAGGGGCAGGCCGAGCTCGAGCACCGGCTTGCCATCGCGATCGAAGCGCACCATGCCGGCAATCTGGCCTGCATGGTCGAGGGCATCGCGGATGCGCGGCGCGCAAAAGTCCACCAGCTCGACGAGGTCGATTTCCCGGCGATTGTAGGCTTCGAGCTTGTCGCGCACCGCGCTGCGGCTGGCGATCTGGCGTGCGATGTCGGCACTCTTGGCGAGGAACTGTCCCGCCGCGCGCGCCTCGCCGCGCGCGGCGTCGGCGAGCGCACGTTCGGCGAGCGCGTGCGCATGGCGGTACATCGGCACCGCGGTCGCGAGCGCGACGAGGAGGCCGGTCAGCAGGATGCCGATGAGGGCGAAGGACTGAATCCGCTGCTGCAGGCGCGCGCTCTGGGCGAGGGGCATGCGTATGACTCTGGGTTCTTCTGGAGGACCCTCATGCTGCCACGATCATCCTGCCCTGCACATCCTTGCCCTTGTCCCCGGCGCCTGCTCAGCCGAGCCAGCGCGCCACCCGGGCGCCGACGTCCACGCGTGCGCGCAGGCGCGCCGCGAGCAGGTACAGTCCGCCCAGCTTGCGGTGCAGGAACAGCGCGTCGGCCGGCGGCGTGTGCCGGAAATCGCGCTCCATGCCGAGCTTCAGCCCGGCGTCGCGCAGGCGCACGGCGAGGTCGCTGGCGCCGAAGTCGTAGGCGCCGGGGTGGCGCAGGGGCTCGCAGGCGATCCGGAACAGGTCGATCACCGCCTCGCGCTGGTGGGCGTGGATGTCGTCGCGGAAGTAGCCGATCGCCTGCGCGGCCTCGCCCATCGCCGTGCGGTCGCCGCGGATGCTGGCGGCCATCAGGCGGCGGTAGGCCTCGACCACGGCGTCCGGATAGGCGCGGGTGGCGCCGAAGTCGAGCAGCACCAGGCGGCCCGTCTCCGGCTCGAAGCGGTAGTTGGCGAAGTTGGGGTCGGTCTGGACCAGGCGGAACTCGAACAGCTCGCGGAACAGCAGGCCGATCAGCAGGCTCGCCACGCGGTCGCGCAGCGCCTGGTCGGCCGCCTGCGGGTCGGCGAGCGATTCCACCGCCACGCCCTCCACCCAGCTCATCGCCAGGATGTCGCTGCGGGTCAGCGCCGCCACCGGCTGCGGCAGCACGAAGTCCCCGGCGCCGGCGAGCAGGGTGGCGAAGCGCTGCAGGTTGTCGGCCTCGCGCCGGTAGTCGGCCTCCTCGTGCAGCTGGCGCTTGGCCTCGTCGAGCAAGGGCGCCAGATCCAGCCCCTTCGGCAGCAGGCCGGAGACGCGCAGCAGGGTGGCCACGTTGTCCACGTCGCTGTCGATGCTGCGGCGCACGCCGGGATATTGCAGCTTGATCGCCAGCTCCTGGCCGTCGCCGGTGCGCGCCCGATGCACCTGGCCGATCGAGGCCGCCGCGCAGGGGGTGAAGGAGAAGCGCTCGAAGCCCTGCTCCCAGCCCGGGCCCCAGTGCGTCTGCAGCACCTCCACCACCTGGCTCATCGGCATCGAGCGCGCGTCCGCGCGCAGGCGGGCGAGGATGTCGGCGAGCTCGGGCGGCAGCAGGCTGCCGGCGTCCATCGACATCAGCTGGCCGACCTTCATCGCCGCGCCGCGCAGCTGCGCGAGCTGGTCGGCGACGCGGCGGGCGTTGGCCGGGGTCAGCACCAGCTCGCTGACCCTGGGGCGCTTGCCGGCGGCGAGCTGGCGCGCGCCTTCGGCCAGCATGCCGCCGGCGACCCCGGTGGCGAGCGAGCCCAGGCGGGCGAGGCGGGACAGGCGGCCGCCGGGGACGGCGGTGGCGCGGGCTTCGGTGTCCATGCGGCGGCGCTCCTGGATGGAGTCGTGGGAGGTGCGCTTCAGTAGGGCAGCGTCACGAAGGCACCGGCGATCAGGCTGATGCAGGCGACCGCCGTCAGCCGCAGGCGCAGCGGCAGGTACCAGGCCGGCAGCTCGGCGTGGCGGGCGAGGCGGCGGTCCTGGAGGTAGTGCAGCACGAAGCCGGTCACCAGCAGCGCGGCGGCTTCCATCGGCACCAGCAGCAGCGCCGGCCAGGCGATCAGGGAGGGCACCACGCTCCACAGCATCGTGCGCCGACGGCGGGCGTCGTCGAGGCCGGGCAGCGCCATCGCGAAGCCCCAGTGCAGCGCGCACACGAAGCTGAGGATCACCGCGCCGTAGGCGTAGAGCGCATCGCTCCAGGTGTAGCCATGGTGGCCGTCGAGCAGGCTGGCCGGGGCGAGCACCACGAAGGGGATCAGGCCGGCATAGCCGAGCCGGCGGGCGGTATTGCGGAGGGGATCGGGCAGGCTGGGGTTCATCGCGGTGGCGGCGTCGATCGGCGTGTCGGGTGGGTTGAATGTCCAGGACGCCATGCGCTGGCATTCGGCATGTGTGCTGGACAAGATGTTGTCTTGAAGCTGAATGCTAGTAATCCGAATCTTTTTTGTCCAGGACAAAAGAGGTATATTCCGATCGATCCGAGTCGATCCCCGTCCGCGCTGCGGACTCCTGCCTGCGAGGGATGCAGCCATGAATCCTCCTCTCCACTACGCCGTCGTCGGTGCCGGCATCGCCGGCCTGAGTTGCGCGCGGGCGCTCGCCGAAGCCGGCGTGCGCGTCACCGTCCTCGACAAGAGCCGCGGCCCCGCCGGCCGCATGAGCACTCGCCGCGGCGAAGGCTGGGCCTGCGATCACGGCGCGCAGTATTTCACCGCGCGCGATCCGCGCTTCCAGGCCGAAGTCGCGCGCTGGCTGGAGGCGGGGGTGGCGGCGCGCTGGCAGCCGCGGCTGACGGTGTTCGGGGCGGACGGCCGCCGCGAGGCGGTGGGCGAGGCGGGCGCGGCGCTGGTCCGCCATGTCGGCACCCCGCGCATGACCGCACCGGCGCGCCATCTGGCCGAAGGCCTGGACCTGCGCCTGCAGGCCACGGTCAATGCGCTCCACAGCTACGAGCACGGCTGGGAGCTCGCCACCGCCGAGCACGGCCTGCTGCCCGAGGCCTTCGACGGCGTGCTGCTCGCGGTGCCGGCGCCGCAGGCGGTGCCGCTGCTGCAGCCGCTGGCGCCCGAGCTCGCCGCGATCGCGGGTGCGGCGCGCATGCAGGGCTGCTGGACGCTGATGGCGCGCTTCGACGCGCCGCTCGCGCTCGATTTCGACGCCGCCTTCGTCAACAGCGGCCCCTTGCGCTGGATCGCGCGCGACACCAGCAAGCCCGGGCGCGCGGGCATGGAGACCTGGACCCTGCACGCGAGCGCCGAGTGGAGCGAAGCCCACATCGAGGACACGCCGGAGCGGGTGGCGAGCGCGCTGATCGCCGCCTTCCGGGCGCTGGGCGGCGAGGTGCCGGTGGTGTGGTCGGCGCACCGCTGGCGCTACGCGATCACCGCGTCCGCGGTCGAGGAGGGCTACGTCTGGCGGGCCGAGGACCGCATCGGGCTATGCGGCGACTGGCTGCACGGCGGCCGCGTCGAGGGCGCCTGGCTCAGCGGCCATGCGCTTGCGCACTGCGTGCTGGCGGAGATGGCCCTGGCCTGACTCGGGTCGGTGAGGCTGACGGCACTGCCCGCGGGCTGCAGGAGCAGCGGATGGGATACGGACTGGTCTGGTTCAAGCGCGATTTCCGCCTCGCCGACCATGGCGCGCTCGCCGCGGCGGCGCGCCGCGGGCCGGTGCTGTGCGTGGCGATCGTCGAGCCCGCGCTGTGGGCGCAGGCGGACGCCGCGCGCCAGCACTACGAGTTCATGCTCGAGAGCGCGCGCGAGCTGCACGCCGAGCTGCGCCGGCTGGGTGGGCGGCTGCACCTGATGGTGGGCGAGGCGGTCGCGGTGCTCGATCGCGTGCACGCCGTCGCGCCCTTCGACGCGCTGTATTCGCACCAGGAGACCGGCAACGGCGCGAGCTACGCGCGCGACCGCGCGGTGGCGGCCTGGTGCCGGGCGCACGGCGTGCGCTGGCATGAGCTGCCGCAGTTCGGCGTGGTGCGCCGGCTGGACGATCGCGACCGCTGGCAGGCGGCGTGGGAGGCGCAGGTCGCCGCGCCGCAGGCCGCCCTGCCGGCGCGGCTGCACTTCGTGCCGCTGCCCGCAGCGCTGCAGCCGGGCGCGGCCGAGCCGGAGCAGGGGGTGATCGTGGCCGCGCGGGCGCCGGAGGCGATGGCGCTCGGTCTCGACGCCTTCCAGCCGCCGCGGCGCCAGCGCGGGGGGCGGCGCGCCGCGCTCGCGGTGCTGCACGATTTCCTCGATGCGCGCAGCGGCCGGTACCGCGGCGGCATCTCCTCGCCGCTGAAGGCGCCCACCGCCTGCTCGCGACTGTCGCCGTATCTGGCCTGGGGCTGCCTGAGCCTGCGCGAGGTGGTGCAGGCGACTCGTGCGCGCGTTGCTGCCCTGCCCCAGGGCGACCGCCGCCGCGCCGGGCTGTCGGCCTTCCTCGGCCGCCTGTACTGGCACTGCCACTTCATCCAGAAGCTGGAGAGCGAGCCTGCGCTGGAACTGCGCAACCTGCATCGCGGCTACGACGGCCTGCGCGAGGACGCGTGGAACCCGGCGCATTTCGACGCGCTGGTGGCCGGGCGCACCGGCTGGCCCTTGGTGGACGCCTGCGTGGCGATGCTGCGCGCGACCGGTTGGCTCAACTTCCGCATGCGCGCGATGCTGGTGTCGGTGGCGGCCTATCCGCTGTGGCTGCACTGGCGCGAGGTCGGGCTGTGGCTGGCGCGCGCCTTCCTCGACTACGAGCCGGGCATCCACTGGAGCCAGATGCAGATGCAGTCGGGGACGACGGGCATCAACACCACCCGCGTCTACAACCCGCTCAAGCAGGCGCGCGATCACGATCCGCAGGGCGTGTTCGTGCGCCGCTGGCTGCCGGCGCTGCGGCGAGTGCCGGATGCGTGGCTGTTCGAGCCCTGGCGCATGCCGGCCGAGCTGGCGGCGCGCCATGGCTTGCGGCTGGGAGAGGACATCGCCTTGCCGGTGGTGGATCTGGAGACGGCGACGCGGGCGGCGAAGGCGCGGGTGCATGCGCTCCGCGCGCAGCCGGCGGTGCGCGCGGCGAAGGCGGCGATCGTCGAGCGCCATGGCTCGCGCAGGCCGCCGGAAGGGCGGCGGCGCAAGGCCGCGGCGAGTGCGGGGTGTGCGGCACAGCTGGACTTGGGCTTCTGAGGGGGCAGGGTGATGGGGATGCGGCGCAAGGCGGATCTGCCGACGAAGCTGTGCGCGGGCTGCGGGCGGCCATTCGCGTGGCGGAAGAAGTGGGCGCGGGTGTGGGAGGAGGTGCGCTATTGCTCGGAGCGCTGCCGGCGGAGTCGCGCCCGGGCGGGGGCGTGCTGATGGCCTCGGAACTCGTCATCCACTGGTTTCGCAACGATCTGCGCCTGTGCGACAACCTCGCGCTGGTCGAGGCCTGTGCGTCGGGCGCGCGCCTGCTTCCGGTCTATTGCCACGATCCCGCCGCCGATGCGCCGACGCGCTGGGGTTTCGTGCGCCGGGGTGCGCACCGGCGCGCGTTCCTGGCGGCGGCACTGGATGATCTTGATGCGGCCTTGCGCGCGCGAGGCAGTCGGCTGCTGCAGCTGCGCGGTGCGCCGGCCGAGGTGCTGCCGGCGCTGGCGCGTGCGCTGGGCACGGGCCGGGTGGTGTGCGAGGCGATCGCTGCGCCCGAGGAAGAGGACGAGGTCGCGGCCTTGCGTGCGGCGGGGCTGCAGGTGAAGACGCTGTGGCAATCCAGCTTGTTCGATCCGGCGGCGTTGCCGTTTGCGGTGGAGCGTCTGCCGAAGGTATTCACGGCCTTTCGCCAGGCGGTGGAGTCGGCGGGCGTGCAGCCCGCGGCGCCGATGCCGGCGCCCGAGACGCTGCCGCCCCTGCCGGCCATCGATGCGATGGCGATCGATCGGCACGGTGGGAGCGACGGTGGCCGCGATCATTGCGCCGCCGAAGCCTCCCCGGAGGCTGCCTTCCCGTGGTGGCGGCCTGCGTTCGCAGGCGGCGAGCAGGCGGCGCGCGCCCATCTGGTGCGCTATTTCGCCAGCGATCGACCGCAGCGCTACAAGGCGACGCGCAACGGCCTGAGCGGGATCGACTTCTCGAGCAAGTTCTCGCCCTGGCTGGCGCAGGGGGCGCTGTCGGCGCGGCTCGCCTTCGCCGCGCTGCGCCGCCACGAGGCCGAGCGCGGCGTCAGCGAGGGCAGTTACTGGCTGTGGTTCGAGCTGCTGTGGCGGGATTACTTCCGCTTCCTGCACCTGCAGCACGGGCGCCGGCTGTACCGGGCGCGGGGGCTGGACGATCGTGCCCCGCCGCCTGCCCATGATCCGGCGGCGTTCGCGGCCTGGTGTGGCGGGCGCACCGGGCACGCCTTCATCGACGCCGGCATGCGCGAGCTCGCCGCCAGCGGCTGGCTGTCCAACCGCATGCGCCAGGTGGTCGCCAGCTACCTGATCCACGACCTCGGCTGCGACTGGCGTGCCGGCGCGGCGTGGTTCGAGGCGCAGCTCGTCGACTACGACGTGTACAGCAACCAGGGCAACTGGCTCTACATCGCCGGCCGCGGCACCGATCCGCGCGGCGGGCGGCGTTTCGATCCCGACCGGCAGGCGGCGATGCACGACGCGGACGGCCGCTACCGCGCGCTGTGGGGCGCCGGCGGCTGAGCGGGGCGGCGGTGCGGGCCGGCGCCGGTCCCGCCCGCGCCGCTCGCGCGCCGGATGCGCGCCGAGCGGACGTTCAGCGCCGGGGGCCGGCGGCCCGCAGCCTGGCGATCGCACCGGGCGGCAGCGCGCCGAGCAGGGCGCCGACCGACACCACGACGATGCCGACGATGGTGGTCGCGCCGAGCGCCTCGTCGAGGATCAGGAAGGCGCCGATGGCGGTGAACGCGGGCACCAGCGCCAGCATCATCGACGCCTCGCCGGCGCCGACCTTCTGCACCGCGTAGCTGTAGAAGCCGGCGGCGAGCATGGAGGCGATCACGCCCTGATACACGCACTGCAGCGCGATCTCGCCCCAGCTCGCGGCGCCGATGCTGGACGGCAGCCACAGCAGGTAGATCGGCATGAACACCAGCGCCGAGAAGCTCGCGATGCCGAGGATGCCGAACTGCGGCTTGACCTGCCAGCGCCGCATCAGCAGGCCGAAGATCGCCCACGCCAGCGCGGCGGTGAGGAAGAGCAGGTCGCCGATCCACTCGTTGGCGCGCGCCGGGGCGAGCAGGCTCTCGAAGCCGATCAGCAGCAGGCCGGCGGTCGACAGCAGCAGCGCGACGACGGTCGGGCGGGCGATGCGGAAGCCGCTGGTCACCGCCATGATGACGATGGTCCAGAACGGGATGCCGCCATTGACGAACACGCCGGCATGCGCGCTCGGGGCGAAGGCGAAGCCCCAGTACACGCACAGCCCGTAGGCCAGCCCGCCGACGCAGGCGAGCACCGCGTGGCGCGGCCAGTCGCGCATGGGCACGAAGCGCAGGAAGAAGGGCAGGGCGATCGTGCCCGAGACGCCGTAGCGCATCGCGGCGATGTCGAAGGGCGTGAAGCTGGTGGTGGCGCCGAAGCGCGACACGAGGTTGAAGCCGGACCAGAACACCACGACGGCGAGCGCGGCGAGCAGGCCGCGGACGGCGTCGGAGTGGGAGGGGTGGTTCTGTGTCAATTCGGTTCAGCCTGCCTTGTTGCGCATGAAGTCTGCGGTGTTGAAGAAGTTCTGCAGCAGGCGCTCGCGGATGCCTTCCTCGATACCGACTTCTTCCATCGCCAGCAGCATGCAGGCCACCCACTGGTCGCGCTCGCGCGTGCCGATCGCGAACGGCATGTGGCGCGCGCGCAGGCGCGGGTGGCCGAACTGCTGCACGAATAGGTCCGGCCCGCCGAGCCAGCCGGACAGGAACATGAACAGCTTGTCGCGCGAGCCCTGCAGGTCTTCGGGGTGCATGGCGCGCAGTTCGGCGAACTGCGGGGTTTCGGCCATCAGGCCGTAGAAGCGGTCGCAGAGGCGGGCGACGGTGGGTTCGCCGCCGATCCTGTCGTAGGTGGTCTGTTGTTCCATCGGGGGTCGCGGGGTGAGGGGCGCTTCGAGGCGGGCGCGTTTGCCGAGATTGTCGCAGAGTCGGACGGCGGTTGGGCGTTGGGTGTTCGCGGCGTCGCGGCGCTTGCGGTCCCACCGGTCAGAGCTGGAGGATCGGCAGCCGTTTCGCCGCCTTGACCAGGATCTTGTAGATGTCGAGATCGAAGGCGGGGCGGCCGCTTTCCAGGAGGTCGGCGAGCATGGCCTCGTCGGTGGCGGTGCCGAGCCAGCGCCAAGCGTCGACGACGTG
This genomic stretch from Thauera sp. GDN1 harbors:
- a CDS encoding AarF/ABC1/UbiB kinase family protein, with protein sequence MDTEARATAVPGGRLSRLARLGSLATGVAGGMLAEGARQLAAGKRPRVSELVLTPANARRVADQLAQLRGAAMKVGQLMSMDAGSLLPPELADILARLRADARSMPMSQVVEVLQTHWGPGWEQGFERFSFTPCAAASIGQVHRARTGDGQELAIKLQYPGVRRSIDSDVDNVATLLRVSGLLPKGLDLAPLLDEAKRQLHEEADYRREADNLQRFATLLAGAGDFVLPQPVAALTRSDILAMSWVEGVAVESLADPQAADQALRDRVASLLIGLLFRELFEFRLVQTDPNFANYRFEPETGRLVLLDFGATRAYPDAVVEAYRRLMAASIRGDRTAMGEAAQAIGYFRDDIHAHQREAVIDLFRIACEPLRHPGAYDFGASDLAVRLRDAGLKLGMERDFRHTPPADALFLHRKLGGLYLLAARLRARVDVGARVARWLG
- a CDS encoding FAD-binding domain-containing protein, with translation MGYGLVWFKRDFRLADHGALAAAARRGPVLCVAIVEPALWAQADAARQHYEFMLESARELHAELRRLGGRLHLMVGEAVAVLDRVHAVAPFDALYSHQETGNGASYARDRAVAAWCRAHGVRWHELPQFGVVRRLDDRDRWQAAWEAQVAAPQAALPARLHFVPLPAALQPGAAEPEQGVIVAARAPEAMALGLDAFQPPRRQRGGRRAALAVLHDFLDARSGRYRGGISSPLKAPTACSRLSPYLAWGCLSLREVVQATRARVAALPQGDRRRAGLSAFLGRLYWHCHFIQKLESEPALELRNLHRGYDGLREDAWNPAHFDALVAGRTGWPLVDACVAMLRATGWLNFRMRAMLVSVAAYPLWLHWREVGLWLARAFLDYEPGIHWSQMQMQSGTTGINTTRVYNPLKQARDHDPQGVFVRRWLPALRRVPDAWLFEPWRMPAELAARHGLRLGEDIALPVVDLETATRAAKARVHALRAQPAVRAAKAAIVERHGSRRPPEGRRRKAAASAGCAAQLDLGF
- a CDS encoding DUF3429 domain-containing protein — encoded protein: MASWTFNPPDTPIDAATAMNPSLPDPLRNTARRLGYAGLIPFVVLAPASLLDGHHGYTWSDALYAYGAVILSFVCALHWGFAMALPGLDDARRRRTMLWSVVPSLIAWPALLLVPMEAAALLVTGFVLHYLQDRRLARHAELPAWYLPLRLRLTAVACISLIAGAFVTLPY
- a CDS encoding group II truncated hemoglobin — translated: MEQQTTYDRIGGEPTVARLCDRFYGLMAETPQFAELRAMHPEDLQGSRDKLFMFLSGWLGGPDLFVQQFGHPRLRARHMPFAIGTRERDQWVACMLLAMEEVGIEEGIRERLLQNFFNTADFMRNKAG
- a CDS encoding DASH family cryptochrome yields the protein MLGALPAESRPGGGVLMASELVIHWFRNDLRLCDNLALVEACASGARLLPVYCHDPAADAPTRWGFVRRGAHRRAFLAAALDDLDAALRARGSRLLQLRGAPAEVLPALARALGTGRVVCEAIAAPEEEDEVAALRAAGLQVKTLWQSSLFDPAALPFAVERLPKVFTAFRQAVESAGVQPAAPMPAPETLPPLPAIDAMAIDRHGGSDGGRDHCAAEASPEAAFPWWRPAFAGGEQAARAHLVRYFASDRPQRYKATRNGLSGIDFSSKFSPWLAQGALSARLAFAALRRHEAERGVSEGSYWLWFELLWRDYFRFLHLQHGRRLYRARGLDDRAPPPAHDPAAFAAWCGGRTGHAFIDAGMRELAASGWLSNRMRQVVASYLIHDLGCDWRAGAAWFEAQLVDYDVYSNQGNWLYIAGRGTDPRGGRRFDPDRQAAMHDADGRYRALWGAGG
- a CDS encoding EAL domain-containing protein produces the protein MPLAQSARLQQRIQSFALIGILLTGLLVALATAVPMYRHAHALAERALADAARGEARAAGQFLAKSADIARQIASRSAVRDKLEAYNRREIDLVELVDFCAPRIRDALDHAGQIAGMVRFDRDGKPVLELGLPLPRASAALPANGSSGVRFVGPFATEHGHHLLVGAPILSREGEWIGSDVLAFDLQPLEDMLSMDPVRTAYPAASQVLHHQPTGIAMAWLAQAGTVAILPSVAALPASMRLALEGEPGRVRRDGAAGEHVVFALELEEAPGWVYALVTPAGEFAQPVRTQLLFPLATIAALVLLGALLTARAMRPLTQRALEQSRHLLELSEKQRLAASVFEGSPQGIVIMDTAHRIVDANRACTTMTGFPLATLRGRSFCEALHGPEQADRIGAEIRAGIGRSGEWQGEGELLRADGGRFPAWQSITAVRAADGGVRHYIGMFSDISAQRVAEERIRHLAHHDALTNLPNRTLLNDRLGVAMDRARRSGQPLALLFIDLDRFKYVNDTLGHPLGDRLLQAVAQRLHTVLREGDTLARLGGDEFVVLVEGLAGPEDAERVARKLLQAMQQPVLLDGHELFIGGSIGISLFPQDGDTIEALVRCADSAMYRAKDAGRNTFRFHTREQASRSRERFELEHGLRHAVERGELRLLYQPQAACRSGALVGVEALVRWEHPGRGTIMPDRFIPLAEEIGLIRPIGEWVLNTACAQARAWEREGRPVRVAVNLSGQQISTDGLVDAVRDALDRSGLSPRLLELEITEGHILKRVDHCIDTLRKLKGLGVTLAIDDFGTGYSSLSYLKRLPVDRLKIDRSFVEGVPADHDDTAIVATILAMARNLGLAVIAEGVETEDQLRHLSAAHCDEYQGYLLGRPVPADAIRARLG
- a CDS encoding FAD-dependent oxidoreductase, whose translation is MNPPLHYAVVGAGIAGLSCARALAEAGVRVTVLDKSRGPAGRMSTRRGEGWACDHGAQYFTARDPRFQAEVARWLEAGVAARWQPRLTVFGADGRREAVGEAGAALVRHVGTPRMTAPARHLAEGLDLRLQATVNALHSYEHGWELATAEHGLLPEAFDGVLLAVPAPQAVPLLQPLAPELAAIAGAARMQGCWTLMARFDAPLALDFDAAFVNSGPLRWIARDTSKPGRAGMETWTLHASAEWSEAHIEDTPERVASALIAAFRALGGEVPVVWSAHRWRYAITASAVEEGYVWRAEDRIGLCGDWLHGGRVEGAWLSGHALAHCVLAEMALA
- a CDS encoding DUF2256 domain-containing protein; the encoded protein is MGMRRKADLPTKLCAGCGRPFAWRKKWARVWEEVRYCSERCRRSRARAGAC
- a CDS encoding DMT family transporter, whose translation is MTQNHPSHSDAVRGLLAALAVVVFWSGFNLVSRFGATTSFTPFDIAAMRYGVSGTIALPFFLRFVPMRDWPRHAVLACVGGLAYGLCVYWGFAFAPSAHAGVFVNGGIPFWTIVIMAVTSGFRIARPTVVALLLSTAGLLLIGFESLLAPARANEWIGDLLFLTAALAWAIFGLLMRRWQVKPQFGILGIASFSALVFMPIYLLWLPSSIGAASWGEIALQCVYQGVIASMLAAGFYSYAVQKVGAGEASMMLALVPAFTAIGAFLILDEALGATTIVGIVVVSVGALLGALPPGAIARLRAAGPRR